One genomic segment of [Phormidium] sp. ETS-05 includes these proteins:
- a CDS encoding DNA-directed RNA polymerase subunit gamma — MAKIEQRFDYVKIGIASPERIRQWGERILPNGQLVGEVTKPETINYRTLKPEMDGLFCERIFGPAKDWECHCGKYKRVRHRGIVCERCGVEVTESRVRRHRMGYIKLAAPVAHVWYLKGIPSYIAILLDMPLRDVEQVVYFNAYVVLEPGNAENLSRKQLLAEDTWMEIEDAMYSDEGGVEGVEVGIGAEALQRLLSDIDMEGEAEKLREEIKGSKGQKRAKLIKRLRVIDNFIATGSRPEWMVLSYIPVIPPDLRPMVQLDGGRFATSDLNDLYRRVINRNNRLARLQEILAPEIIIRNEKRMLQEAVDALIDNGRRGRTVVGANNRPLKSLSDIIEGKQGRFRQNLLGKRVDYSGRSVIVVGPNLQMHQCGLPREMAIELFQPFVIHRLIRAGLVNNIKAAKKLIQRGDAAVWDVLEEVIEGHPVMLNRAPTLHRLGIQAFDPILVDGRAIQLHPLVCPAFNADFDGDQMAVHVPLSLESQAEARLLMLAANNIMSPATGKPIVTPSQDMVLGCYYLTAENPRAQRGAGRFFGSLDDAVVALEQKEVDLHAWVWVRLSPDDVVETNRSEEPPEVTVLPDGTQQTVFWVKQDGKLLPDYLAAMEPVSVRPSDSDSGLWKDYDLYRLRYSPEGEVMEVFLKSRLLRSAKDGRVLSQFCLTTPGRIVFNRTLHEALLVEN, encoded by the coding sequence ATGGCAAAAATTGAACAGCGGTTTGATTATGTAAAAATTGGAATCGCTTCACCAGAGCGGATTCGGCAGTGGGGAGAACGGATTTTACCAAATGGTCAACTAGTAGGAGAAGTCACAAAACCAGAGACCATAAATTACCGCACGCTCAAGCCTGAGATGGACGGTTTGTTCTGCGAGCGAATATTTGGACCGGCCAAAGATTGGGAATGCCATTGCGGGAAGTATAAGAGAGTTAGACATCGCGGTATTGTTTGTGAAAGATGCGGTGTGGAAGTGACCGAATCGCGAGTGCGACGGCACAGGATGGGGTATATCAAACTGGCCGCTCCTGTGGCTCATGTTTGGTATCTCAAAGGGATTCCCAGCTATATTGCTATTCTGCTCGATATGCCCCTTCGGGATGTGGAACAGGTGGTGTATTTCAACGCCTATGTGGTTCTTGAACCGGGGAACGCGGAGAATCTCAGCCGTAAGCAGTTGCTGGCGGAAGATACCTGGATGGAAATCGAGGACGCTATGTACAGCGACGAGGGCGGCGTCGAGGGGGTGGAAGTGGGTATCGGAGCGGAGGCTTTGCAGCGGCTGCTCTCGGATATCGATATGGAAGGGGAAGCCGAGAAGCTCCGGGAGGAGATTAAGGGTTCTAAGGGGCAGAAGCGGGCGAAGCTGATTAAGCGGCTACGGGTGATTGATAATTTTATTGCTACTGGTTCTCGTCCGGAATGGATGGTTCTGAGCTATATTCCGGTGATTCCTCCAGATTTGCGTCCGATGGTGCAGTTGGATGGCGGGCGGTTTGCTACTTCTGATTTGAATGATTTATATCGCCGGGTTATTAATCGTAATAACCGTTTGGCGCGGTTGCAGGAGATTTTGGCCCCGGAGATTATTATCCGCAATGAAAAGCGGATGCTGCAAGAGGCGGTAGATGCTCTGATTGATAATGGCCGTCGCGGTCGGACGGTGGTGGGGGCGAATAATCGGCCTTTGAAGTCTCTCTCGGATATTATTGAGGGGAAACAGGGGCGCTTCCGCCAGAATTTGCTGGGTAAACGGGTGGATTATTCTGGCCGTTCTGTGATTGTGGTGGGGCCGAATCTGCAAATGCACCAATGCGGTTTGCCTCGGGAAATGGCGATCGAGCTTTTCCAACCCTTCGTCATTCACCGCCTGATTCGCGCTGGTTTGGTCAATAATATCAAAGCTGCAAAGAAGCTGATTCAGCGTGGCGATGCTGCTGTTTGGGATGTCCTTGAGGAGGTTATCGAAGGACATCCCGTCATGCTCAACCGGGCTCCTACTTTGCACCGCCTCGGCATCCAAGCTTTTGACCCGATTTTAGTGGATGGGCGGGCAATTCAACTGCATCCTCTGGTTTGTCCGGCTTTTAACGCTGACTTTGACGGCGACCAAATGGCGGTTCACGTGCCTTTGTCTCTGGAATCCCAGGCGGAGGCACGGCTATTGATGCTCGCAGCTAATAATATTATGTCTCCGGCTACGGGTAAACCCATTGTCACTCCTTCTCAGGATATGGTTTTGGGTTGTTATTACCTCACGGCTGAAAATCCTCGCGCTCAACGGGGAGCGGGACGGTTTTTTGGCAGTTTAGATGATGCGGTGGTGGCTTTGGAACAAAAGGAAGTGGATTTGCACGCCTGGGTATGGGTGCGCTTGAGTCCAGATGATGTGGTTGAGACTAACCGTTCCGAGGAGCCGCCAGAGGTGACGGTGTTGCCTGATGGCACTCAGCAAACTGTTTTTTGGGTGAAACAGGATGGCAAACTTTTGCCTGATTATCTGGCTGCTATGGAACCGGTATCGGTACGCCCATCTGATTCGGATTCTGGTTTGTGGAAGGATTACGACCTCTATAGATTACGCTATAGCCCCGAAGGTGAGGTAATGGAGGTTTTCCTCAAGTCTCGGTTGCTACGATCGGCTAAAGATGGTCGGGTATTGTCTCAATTTTGTCTGACGACGCCGGGGCGAATTGTCTTCAATCGAACCCTGCATGAAGCTCTGTTGGTAGAGAACTAA
- a CDS encoding DNA-directed RNA polymerase subunit beta': MVFYNGKINKGRLKELITWAFVNYGTARTARLADRLKNLGFVYATRAGVSISVDDLMVPPSKRGLLEEAEREIHETEERYRVGQITEVERFQKVIDTWNGTSEALKDEVVRFFLASDPLNSVYMMAFSGARGNISQVRQLVGMRGLMADPQGEIIDLPIKTNFREGLTVTEYIISSYGARKGLVDTALRTADSGYLTRRLVDVSQDVIIREHDCGTSRGIRVMPMMDGDRVLIPIWERLVGRLALQEVRHPQTNEVLVEVNEAITEIKAKAVQAAGVDAVWVRSPLTCEAPRSVCQCCYGWSLAHGKLVDMGEAVGIIAAQSIGEPGTQLTMRTFHTGGVFTAEAARVVRAKGKGKLRYGQGLRVRSFRTKHGQDAFVVENQSEIAVGSETFAVGQGAILFFPDGAMVDANQILFEVPAAGRSARKTTEKATKDVATDLAGEVVYADLVPEEKRDRQGNTTRVAVRGGLIWVLSGEVYNLLPGAEPVVRNGQVVEPGMVLAETKLITENGGVVRLNADASNTTPREVEIITASVMLNQARVLEESAAGREHYSIVTGSGQVFSLKATPGTKVFNNQVVAELIDDTYRTTTGGIIKYAGIEVQKRGKAKQGYEVTKGGRLLWIPEECHEVNKDISLLLVEDGQYVEPGTEVVKDIFCQNGGVVEVVHKNDILREVVIKPGQLHLDIEGVQQELMDKDGQLVLPGQEVAPGLIAQEMQYLEYVETPEGPGLLLRNVQEYLVPDEPSVPSQDTVNEEGARIRLRASARIPFKDGERVKSVEGIELLRTQLVLEIDRDAPGLAADIEVVEDTDEPGVMRLQLVILESLVIRRSDVAESNAGIVATKLLVKDGQQIPPGAVVARTEIQCKNAGEIQGIREGGEAVRRILVVRDADLQRIPLPPDAKVLVKPGDFIVASQEVAEGITAGATGRLVKVTDSDLVLRLGRPYRVSAGAVLHVEEGSLVQRGDNLVILVFERAKTGDIIQGLPRIEELLEARKPKESAVLAKRPGIASVVYAEDESVLLKVLEPGGVVTEYPISAGLQPVVSDGQSVEAAEPLTDGPANPHEILEIFFELLREERGDYEASLIGFEKVQAFLVNEVQSVYQSQGIDISDKHIEVIVRQMTAKVRVDEDGDTTMLPGELVELRQVEQVNQAMSITGGAPAKYTPLLLGITKASLNTDSFISAASFQETTRVLTEAAIEGKSDWLRGLKENVIIGRLIPAGTGFGAYEPEGLFDPEPDMGSDGSDLVDDGTPIPDGVIDDEMSGGYAPLERGYGLAGRSNNFDDEDEDDEYEDLGNVPNGRLGAGRSVPASAGELPTKGAPWSEDDFSEDVDFDEDDFEAIDEGFDEDDDDMAGDF; this comes from the coding sequence ATGGTATTTTACAACGGCAAGATTAACAAAGGTCGTCTCAAAGAGCTGATTACTTGGGCGTTTGTGAATTATGGTACGGCGCGGACGGCTCGGTTGGCAGACCGCTTAAAAAACTTGGGGTTTGTTTATGCCACCCGCGCCGGTGTGTCTATCAGTGTGGATGATTTGATGGTGCCACCTTCTAAACGTGGGTTGCTCGAAGAGGCAGAGCGGGAGATTCACGAGACTGAAGAGCGCTATCGGGTGGGGCAAATCACTGAGGTGGAGCGTTTCCAAAAGGTTATTGATACTTGGAATGGTACTTCAGAAGCGCTCAAAGATGAGGTGGTAAGGTTTTTCCTCGCCTCAGACCCGCTGAACTCGGTGTATATGATGGCGTTCTCTGGGGCGCGGGGTAATATTTCTCAGGTGCGTCAGCTCGTCGGGATGCGCGGTTTGATGGCTGACCCCCAAGGGGAAATTATCGATTTACCGATTAAAACTAATTTCCGCGAAGGGCTGACGGTGACGGAATATATTATTTCGTCTTATGGGGCGCGCAAGGGTTTGGTGGATACGGCTCTACGCACGGCGGATTCGGGCTACCTGACTCGGCGTCTGGTGGATGTGTCCCAAGATGTGATTATTCGGGAACATGACTGCGGCACGAGCCGGGGTATTCGGGTGATGCCGATGATGGATGGAGACCGGGTGCTAATTCCCATCTGGGAACGTCTGGTTGGTCGCTTGGCGCTGCAGGAAGTCCGCCATCCTCAGACGAATGAAGTATTGGTGGAGGTGAACGAGGCGATTACGGAAATCAAGGCGAAGGCGGTGCAAGCGGCTGGAGTTGATGCGGTGTGGGTGCGCTCTCCTCTCACTTGTGAGGCGCCTCGGTCTGTGTGCCAGTGCTGCTATGGCTGGAGTTTGGCTCACGGCAAGCTGGTGGATATGGGGGAAGCTGTGGGGATTATTGCGGCTCAATCTATTGGTGAGCCGGGAACTCAGCTTACGATGCGGACTTTCCACACTGGCGGGGTGTTTACGGCAGAGGCGGCGCGGGTAGTTCGCGCCAAAGGTAAAGGAAAGTTGCGCTATGGTCAGGGTTTGCGGGTTCGCAGTTTCCGCACTAAGCATGGTCAAGATGCGTTTGTGGTGGAAAACCAATCTGAAATCGCTGTGGGGTCGGAAACTTTTGCTGTGGGCCAGGGGGCGATTTTGTTTTTCCCTGATGGGGCAATGGTGGATGCTAACCAAATTCTGTTTGAGGTTCCTGCCGCAGGTCGATCGGCTCGCAAAACTACGGAAAAGGCTACTAAGGATGTGGCTACCGATTTGGCCGGTGAGGTGGTCTATGCTGATTTGGTGCCGGAGGAAAAGCGCGATCGCCAAGGGAATACTACCCGTGTAGCTGTGCGCGGTGGCCTGATTTGGGTACTATCGGGAGAAGTTTACAACCTCCTCCCTGGTGCCGAGCCGGTGGTCCGTAATGGCCAAGTCGTAGAGCCGGGAATGGTGTTGGCGGAGACGAAACTGATTACGGAAAATGGTGGTGTGGTGCGTTTGAATGCCGATGCCTCAAACACCACCCCACGCGAAGTGGAAATTATCACGGCTTCGGTGATGCTCAATCAGGCTCGGGTATTGGAAGAATCCGCCGCCGGTCGGGAGCATTATTCTATTGTCACCGGTTCTGGTCAAGTATTTTCCCTTAAAGCTACTCCCGGCACTAAGGTATTTAATAACCAAGTCGTCGCGGAACTTATTGATGACACTTACCGCACCACCACCGGCGGCATCATTAAGTATGCAGGCATCGAAGTGCAAAAGCGCGGCAAAGCTAAGCAGGGTTATGAAGTTACCAAAGGTGGTAGGCTGTTGTGGATACCTGAAGAATGCCACGAAGTCAATAAAGACATCTCTTTACTGCTGGTGGAAGATGGCCAGTATGTGGAGCCCGGTACGGAAGTGGTAAAAGATATCTTCTGCCAAAATGGCGGTGTGGTGGAAGTGGTTCACAAAAACGACATTTTGCGCGAAGTGGTCATCAAACCTGGTCAACTGCATCTGGATATTGAAGGGGTGCAGCAGGAACTGATGGACAAGGACGGTCAACTGGTGTTGCCGGGACAGGAAGTTGCTCCAGGGTTGATTGCCCAAGAAATGCAATACCTGGAATATGTGGAAACCCCGGAAGGTCCAGGATTACTGCTCCGGAATGTTCAGGAATATCTTGTACCGGATGAGCCATCGGTGCCCTCCCAAGACACGGTTAATGAGGAAGGTGCCCGGATCCGGCTGCGGGCTTCCGCTCGCATTCCTTTTAAGGATGGGGAGCGGGTTAAGTCTGTGGAAGGGATTGAGCTGTTACGCACTCAGCTTGTGCTGGAAATCGATCGCGACGCCCCCGGATTGGCTGCAGATATTGAGGTGGTAGAGGATACTGATGAGCCGGGAGTGATGCGGCTACAGTTGGTGATTTTGGAATCTTTGGTGATTCGGCGATCGGACGTCGCGGAATCGAATGCTGGGATAGTGGCTACTAAGCTGCTTGTAAAGGACGGGCAGCAAATACCCCCTGGTGCAGTGGTGGCTCGGACGGAAATTCAATGTAAAAATGCCGGGGAAATCCAAGGAATTCGAGAAGGGGGCGAAGCGGTCCGCCGGATTTTGGTGGTACGAGATGCGGATTTGCAGCGCATCCCCTTACCGCCCGATGCTAAGGTTTTGGTGAAGCCGGGAGATTTTATCGTGGCGAGCCAAGAGGTGGCGGAGGGGATCACCGCCGGAGCCACCGGTCGGTTAGTGAAGGTAACAGATAGTGATTTGGTGTTGCGCCTGGGCCGTCCCTACCGGGTATCCGCTGGTGCTGTTTTACACGTGGAAGAAGGCAGTTTGGTGCAGCGGGGGGATAACCTGGTGATTCTGGTGTTTGAGCGGGCAAAGACTGGGGATATTATCCAGGGTTTGCCCCGGATTGAGGAGTTGCTGGAAGCTCGCAAACCGAAGGAAAGTGCGGTGTTGGCTAAGCGGCCTGGTATCGCGAGCGTGGTTTATGCTGAGGATGAGTCGGTGTTGCTCAAGGTGTTGGAGCCCGGAGGGGTGGTGACGGAGTACCCCATTAGTGCTGGGTTACAGCCTGTGGTTTCTGACGGTCAGTCTGTGGAGGCTGCAGAACCTCTCACCGATGGTCCGGCTAATCCTCACGAGATTCTGGAGATTTTCTTTGAACTGCTGCGCGAGGAACGAGGAGATTATGAGGCGTCTTTGATTGGGTTTGAGAAGGTGCAGGCGTTTTTGGTGAATGAGGTGCAGTCGGTGTATCAGTCTCAGGGGATTGATATTAGTGATAAGCACATTGAGGTGATTGTCCGCCAGATGACGGCTAAGGTCCGGGTGGATGAGGACGGAGACACGACAATGTTGCCGGGAGAGCTGGTGGAGTTGCGCCAGGTGGAGCAGGTGAATCAGGCTATGTCTATCACCGGTGGGGCGCCTGCGAAATATACTCCTTTGTTGTTGGGGATTACGAAGGCGAGTTTGAATACGGATAGTTTTATTTCTGCGGCTTCGTTCCAGGAGACAACGCGGGTGCTGACGGAGGCGGCGATCGAGGGTAAGTCTGACTGGTTGCGGGGCCTCAAGGAGAATGTAATTATCGGGCGTCTGATTCCTGCGGGTACTGGTTTCGGTGCTTATGAACCGGAAGGGCTGTTTGATCCGGAGCCTGATATGGGCTCTGATGGCTCCGATTTGGTTGATGATGGCACCCCCATTCCCGATGGGGTGATTGATGATGAGATGTCTGGCGGTTACGCTCCCCTGGAGCGCGGCTATGGTTTGGCTGGCCGATCGAACAATTTTGATGATGAGGATGAGGATGACGAGTATGAGGACCTAGGGAATGTGCCTAATGGTCGTTTAGGTGCTGGGCGTTCCGTCCCCGCCTCCGCTGGTGAGTTGCCAACTAAGGGGGCTCCTTGGTCTGAGGATGATTTTTCTGAGGATGTGGATTTCGATGAGGATGATTTTGAGGCCATAGATGAGGGTTTTGATGAGGATGATGATGATATGGCTGGGGATTTCTAG
- a CDS encoding metal-sensitive transcriptional regulator: MTKGHIHDEESLRRLINSLSRIEGHVRGIKVMLQEGRDCPEVLVQVAAVRGALDRVARLILMEHLSECLVRAAQEGDASLELQELMAALEKFWPD, translated from the coding sequence ATGACAAAAGGACATATCCATGATGAGGAATCTTTGCGGCGGCTGATTAATTCTTTGTCACGGATTGAAGGGCACGTGCGGGGGATTAAGGTTATGCTGCAAGAGGGCCGGGACTGTCCAGAGGTTCTGGTTCAGGTGGCAGCTGTACGGGGGGCTTTAGATAGAGTCGCACGGCTAATTTTAATGGAGCATTTGAGTGAATGCTTGGTGAGAGCCGCGCAGGAGGGAGATGCTTCTCTGGAGCTGCAAGAGCTTATGGCCGCACTGGAAAAGTTTTGGCCAGATTAA
- a CDS encoding fasciclin domain-containing protein: MNEQQKSGWLKVALISSAIGLASQGMITPTVGAASNASALHPRGETLYLAQSVTNPYISIFNPSALGPTRSADGTIGGTLRAAIKYSWDFSEIAQAFETAGLAELLTATDPNQPEEIAYTVFLPTNQAVAALDDGIKTDPAKLTQILNYHIINGNVTASALAEGRLTSRSGQQIKVNTNSRELLLNDRAKIIKSYRTKNGVILFIDQVLLPPNL; this comes from the coding sequence ATGAACGAGCAACAAAAATCGGGGTGGCTGAAAGTCGCTCTCATTAGCAGCGCGATCGGGCTCGCCTCCCAAGGCATGATAACTCCTACTGTAGGAGCCGCCAGTAATGCGTCAGCACTTCACCCCAGAGGCGAAACCCTCTATTTAGCCCAATCGGTAACAAATCCCTACATCAGTATATTTAACCCTAGCGCCCTCGGTCCTACCCGCAGCGCCGACGGGACGATCGGCGGTACATTAAGAGCCGCCATCAAATACTCCTGGGACTTCAGCGAAATTGCCCAAGCATTTGAAACCGCCGGTCTAGCGGAACTATTGACCGCAACAGACCCAAACCAACCCGAAGAAATTGCCTATACCGTTTTTCTGCCCACCAATCAAGCAGTAGCCGCACTCGATGATGGAATCAAAACAGACCCAGCCAAATTAACCCAAATCCTCAACTACCACATAATTAACGGTAACGTTACTGCTTCAGCACTGGCGGAAGGACGCCTCACAAGCCGGAGCGGACAGCAAATTAAAGTCAATACCAATAGCCGTGAATTGCTGTTAAACGATCGAGCCAAAATCATTAAATCTTACCGCACCAAAAACGGCGTCATCTTATTTATCGACCAGGTGCTATTACCCCCCAACTTGTGA
- a CDS encoding DUF3352 domain-containing protein — translation MSGKKSWVLVLAGLTVIMAGGAGAAVYFQSRFVKLTVRDSISQLPAHTIAAAYVSGDTEDWSQLQQFGEAANRDTIGLWLKQLEVQAVGDGQISVAQDILPWVGNVTVAMLPPQQPPSGVSTALAQQSNLVMLVGIKNKLRAWNFARKFQSRPGVKTEKIPYNGLTISKTGTDQSNATYTVVWSDYLAVAADRQSIEQVIDAVQSGTALDDNETAVKLLAKSEAIPQSLAHLYIFNPAATTTALQEFTGQAAPRNVQYFENAVASISLDGGGLRIKSSFEIPAGSLPPGANPQNLHSAFPMDTAALMVGNGISKFWSTVVAVSARDADVAAQLQTVRSAFKSYGNFDVDKEIFGWMDGDYAVGAILPEGGMSQPGMLMLFETSGQAAAIAAMKKLETFARSALPVELKVQESVSSIGNDRIPMTQWTLAGQGMILGGYGWIEKEKMLFAFTGQMPSLSWLGSADEKGLPEKSGDNRSLSASPNFQATVNSLTSPNQGYFYLDVARIFGQVGPMLRSSNQIPPVGLALLESINALAATTVIPDPETVQVEAIIALQRQK, via the coding sequence ATGTCTGGGAAAAAATCTTGGGTTTTGGTTTTGGCTGGACTCACTGTCATTATGGCAGGAGGTGCCGGTGCCGCAGTTTATTTTCAGTCTCGTTTTGTAAAGTTGACGGTACGGGATAGTATCTCCCAGTTGCCAGCTCATACGATCGCGGCGGCTTACGTCAGTGGCGACACTGAGGATTGGTCTCAGTTGCAGCAGTTTGGGGAGGCAGCGAACCGAGATACGATCGGGCTATGGCTGAAGCAGTTAGAGGTGCAAGCAGTTGGTGATGGTCAAATCTCCGTGGCGCAAGATATACTCCCCTGGGTGGGGAATGTCACGGTGGCGATGCTCCCACCACAGCAGCCTCCTTCTGGAGTCTCTACGGCATTGGCTCAGCAATCTAATTTAGTTATGTTGGTGGGGATTAAAAATAAGCTGCGAGCTTGGAATTTTGCGCGCAAATTTCAGTCTCGTCCTGGTGTCAAAACTGAAAAAATCCCCTATAACGGTCTCACTATATCCAAAACCGGCACAGACCAAAGCAATGCCACCTATACTGTGGTATGGAGCGATTATTTGGCTGTGGCAGCCGATCGCCAGAGTATAGAACAGGTCATCGATGCTGTTCAAAGCGGAACCGCTCTTGATGACAATGAAACGGCGGTGAAACTCCTCGCCAAAAGTGAGGCGATACCCCAGTCTCTGGCTCACTTATATATCTTCAACCCCGCCGCCACAACTACAGCATTACAGGAATTCACTGGCCAAGCTGCACCCAGGAACGTACAATACTTTGAAAATGCCGTAGCTAGCATTAGCCTCGATGGGGGGGGTTTGCGGATAAAAAGCTCTTTTGAAATCCCTGCTGGCAGCTTACCCCCGGGGGCAAATCCCCAGAATTTGCATTCTGCTTTCCCTATGGATACTGCTGCTTTGATGGTGGGTAATGGCATTAGTAAATTTTGGTCAACTGTGGTGGCGGTATCGGCGAGGGATGCGGATGTGGCCGCACAGTTGCAAACGGTGCGTTCTGCATTCAAATCATACGGCAATTTTGATGTGGATAAGGAGATTTTCGGCTGGATGGATGGGGACTACGCCGTGGGGGCGATTTTGCCGGAGGGCGGTATGTCTCAACCCGGGATGCTGATGTTGTTTGAAACAAGCGGGCAAGCTGCGGCGATCGCGGCGATGAAGAAACTGGAGACGTTCGCCCGATCGGCTTTACCCGTGGAGCTGAAAGTCCAAGAGTCTGTATCCTCCATTGGGAACGATCGGATCCCTATGACCCAATGGACCCTGGCGGGACAAGGAATGATTTTGGGAGGCTACGGCTGGATCGAGAAGGAAAAGATGCTCTTTGCTTTCACCGGTCAAATGCCCTCCCTGTCTTGGTTAGGCTCGGCTGACGAAAAGGGGTTGCCGGAAAAATCTGGTGACAATAGGAGTCTGAGTGCCAGCCCTAATTTCCAAGCCACCGTTAATTCTTTAACCTCCCCAAACCAAGGTTATTTTTACTTGGATGTGGCGCGGATTTTTGGCCAGGTGGGTCCAATGCTTAGATCCAGCAATCAAATTCCTCCCGTTGGGTTGGCACTGCTTGAGTCCATCAACGCTCTGGCTGCTACTACAGTTATCCCCGACCCCGAAACTGTCCAAGTAGAAGCTATTATTGCTCTCCAACGCCAAAAGTAA
- a CDS encoding class I SAM-dependent methyltransferase: protein MPEAPGSTTVTANITNRLLTHLVNAVLDMKPLADFAKNQARQMIIKRAERMGVPWRQKAADLLNSNLEPFYNKVNNPNLTYPPYYVTSFHAYKEGNLSWTAATEVEAAALSVHSTIWPEAGLQGDAKLRQSYHDLLRQHIKTPPRDIVDIGCSVGMSTFALQDVYPEANLTGVDLSPYFLAVASYRSQQYQRQVNWLHAAGENTGLPDASFDLVSLFLICHELPQNATHQIFREARRLLRPGGHLAIMDMNPASEAYEKMPPYVFTLLKSTEPYLDEYFSLDISQTLVDAGFQPPIIQFNSRRHRTIVAPMA from the coding sequence ATGCCCGAAGCCCCAGGCTCAACTACTGTCACCGCTAACATCACCAACAGACTGCTAACTCACCTGGTCAACGCGGTTTTAGACATGAAACCCCTGGCAGACTTTGCCAAAAATCAGGCACGTCAGATGATTATCAAGCGTGCGGAAAGGATGGGCGTGCCCTGGCGTCAAAAAGCTGCGGACCTCCTCAACAGCAACTTAGAGCCCTTCTACAACAAAGTCAATAACCCCAACTTGACTTATCCCCCCTACTATGTAACCTCTTTCCACGCCTATAAAGAGGGCAACCTGAGCTGGACCGCCGCCACGGAAGTGGAAGCAGCGGCCCTATCGGTTCACTCCACTATCTGGCCCGAAGCCGGTTTACAAGGGGATGCCAAACTGCGCCAAAGCTATCACGACTTACTGCGGCAGCATATCAAGACCCCGCCACGGGATATCGTTGATATCGGTTGCAGCGTTGGTATGAGTACCTTTGCTTTGCAAGATGTTTATCCCGAGGCGAACCTAACAGGGGTGGACTTATCCCCCTATTTTCTGGCAGTGGCCTCCTACCGCAGCCAACAATATCAGCGTCAGGTGAACTGGTTACACGCCGCTGGGGAAAATACCGGTTTACCTGATGCCAGCTTTGATTTGGTTTCTCTGTTTCTCATTTGTCACGAACTACCCCAAAATGCTACTCATCAGATTTTTCGTGAAGCTCGCCGCCTCTTGCGTCCCGGCGGTCATCTGGCGATTATGGATATGAATCCCGCCTCGGAAGCATACGAAAAAATGCCCCCTTATGTCTTCACATTACTGAAAAGTACGGAGCCTTATTTAGATGAATACTTTAGTTTAGACATCTCTCAAACTTTGGTAGATGCGGGTTTCCAGCCGCCAATTATTCAGTTTAATAGTCGCCGTCACCGGACGATCGTTGCTCCTATGGCTTAA
- a CDS encoding metal-binding protein → MPSGRTHDRITLWSLPVVTGATIAITRNSQHALLVASGFLFGGLMFGPDLDIYSRQFQRWGWFRWLWVPYQKCLRHRSFWSHGPIIGTVVRVLYLTAWCILFAILAGAVYLLVTGQWHSATTPETGFLTKLLTGDETSRGKNPVSVSDAIALFVGLELGALSHSLSDYLVSSWKRKIRFVVGANGHSPLQPKKNVRSRASGQKKARSTLLQPKKNVRSRASGQKKSS, encoded by the coding sequence ATGCCCAGTGGTCGCACCCACGATCGCATCACCCTTTGGAGTTTGCCGGTAGTCACTGGCGCCACTATTGCCATCACCCGCAACAGCCAACACGCTCTACTGGTGGCCTCCGGTTTCCTGTTTGGCGGCTTGATGTTTGGCCCCGACCTCGATATCTACTCCCGTCAGTTCCAGCGGTGGGGGTGGTTCCGGTGGTTGTGGGTTCCCTATCAAAAGTGCTTGCGCCATCGGTCTTTTTGGTCTCACGGACCTATAATTGGGACTGTGGTGCGAGTCCTCTATTTGACCGCTTGGTGCATCTTGTTCGCGATATTGGCGGGGGCTGTTTACCTCCTAGTGACAGGACAGTGGCATAGTGCAACAACACCAGAAACCGGTTTTTTGACTAAACTCTTAACTGGGGACGAGACATCTCGTGGGAAAAACCCGGTTTCTGTTTCCGATGCCATTGCCCTATTTGTGGGTTTGGAACTCGGAGCGTTAAGTCACTCCCTGAGTGATTATTTAGTTTCTAGCTGGAAACGCAAAATTCGGTTTGTAGTAGGGGCGAATGGCCATTCGCCCCTACAGCCCAAAAAAAACGTTCGGAGTAGGGCTTCAGGCCAAAAAAAAGCTCGTAGCACCCTCCTTCAGCCCAAAAAAAACGTTCGGAGTAGGGCTTCAGGCCAAAAAAAAAGCTCGTAG